GTGCCCAGGTGCAAACTTCGGCTTGGCAAGACCCTATGACATCTGAAGGGTTCGAAACGTCATCAAGTATACCCGCAAGTATGCCTTTGGCCATGTGTGGGTGATCTGACGACTATCAGCTCAATCAAAGAAGTAACGTACGGCACACTCACACATGATAGGATTGCTAGATGGCGGAACGCCGTTGACTTCCACGAAACTGGCATTGGTGGCGTCATTGACGTATTGTACCGAACGGCCTATGGTAGCACTTGTAGAAGAAAAGGTACCTTTTATTGAGAAGCTGacactattagtagtagtttgactacctaatagagcgctctctaaggcacaacggtagtggtggtacagattcgtattgtattgactaaggagctattcacacgttcgtagatccgtgttgcgtgcagctgcgtccaagctccccgctaggacccacctgcacgtgtcaccaatcatgtgactactcctccgcttgataccaccaagtcacttacggactgtattctcaacaccTTTGATACTTCTTATCCTAATTGTCGCCGACTGCTGTGCAAATGGCGAAAAGCCAAGCAGCAAGATAGTCGCGATTGCCCCAACCGACACTAGATGTCTTACATCGTGAGCTTGTTGTGAATGCAGCTGCAGGTACACGGAGGTGAACATACGGATGAATGCTTAAAAGCAACATGAGACTCCCCTGGGGCCCGCGAGAAGCCTGTTCGAACCTACTGATGTCCAGAGTCGAACGCTCCTTGCGCAAATACGACCATTTCAATTGACCGATGCAGGATGATACCGAGACAAGCAAGGCGGACTGTGCGACCTGAGAAAGAGCGGCGATGGCGGTGGCCAAGCGGAAGTTGGCGGTCCATTCCTTGAGCGGCTTATCTCTGTACAAAATGAGTAGCGTCACGATGGCACAGAGCGCAGTCGTTCCTAGCAGCCATGTGGCAAGCTCCCACTTCCAGGCTCGTAACGAAGTCCTTGCTGATCTTGATGGACGAGGCTGATGCTTGGCATCTTTTGTAGGAGTGGAAATTCGGGAGATTGGCTCTGGATGTACCAGCGAATACTCCATTGCTTGGAAGGCCGAAGATGACTTGTGGTAAAGGCGGAAGACCGTATGTGTAAACAAAGTATAACATGGGATGAACACAACAGATTGGCGAGATCAACAAACATGTGTTAAAGTCGTTGACAGACCCTGTTAAAACTGCGGTGGCTGCAAAGATAATTAGGCGTCCTCGGCAGTGCAGCTAGATTTGCCGAAATAAATGTCAGCTATCTTCGTGGCTTGGCCTAGCTTCTCGATCGATTGTATTGCCATTTGTTGCGACAATAACCTTCCTAATCTAACCAATTTGCCAGCGTTCGCTTTATTGTCCATCGTCTTTGTTCACACCGAGAAGACTACAGGAAACTGCCATGAACAGCACCAATAACCTGAAACTAATGGGTATATATTCACTCTACAAGGCTGAAGTTCAGCCTTATGCGAGCGTTTTGGTGGCTGCAATCAACCAAATCCTTCTTAAGCTACCGGCTTTGTTAGACGAAAGAGGCAATAAGACGTACGTATGAAGTTCCGATATCAGGGTTTAGCGAATACAAAGATATTTTAATAGTGTTTAGCTCTCTGCGGCTCAATACCGATAAAGGTCACGTTGAAGCTAAGAGCTAAAGGTGGTGGGGCCGGATCTGCGTTTGGCGCTATCTAATCGTCGCTGTTTTGCCACACCTTGAGACTTATGTGTTgccacagtccgcaacaatcaattaagtgggtcctagaaggttcagattggattgattgattaccgctttaagcctagtagttacctataggagtttaagccctacctagataggtaagtgggtctaggagagtgaccggattgaattgattgttgcggagtctatgTGTTGCATCCAGTTCTCTGTTTGTATGAACTATTAACCATCACAAAAATACACAACCATGCTCCCTTTTTCACGAAGAGATAGCTGGCTTGAGTCAGTAACGGCGATCTAGTGCGGCATAATGGACGTTGTTGCGCAGTGGACTTGTCGACTCCCCACTTCTACAGGATTCAGCCCCAGCCAAGACTCGTTTAGGTAACACTGATGCGAAGACCGCCTATCTTTTTGGCCCCAGCATGCGTATAATACCCTCGTGCCTACTTTCACGCCGTCGGATAATAGTGTAACTTCCTGCGTATACCTGATCTTAGAGTGTCGCTCATACCAATTTTCGTCTGCTGAGTCCTCACACTCATCATTATGGTATTTCAATTTCAATACGCGATTACGAGGCCCTATCCTTTTCGACATTGCACAATCTTTGTGGTGATATTCTTTTTCATCACTACAGTACTACTTTCCGTATTCAATACAATAGTCACCGGCTACGAACTACGCATATCCTACTCTTCCAGTCCCAATGCAACCATTGCGAAGAGGTTGTGGTATGACAAGCCCGTTTTTAGTGGTATCCAAAAACTCTCATCGAGCTGCGAACCGAAAGAGATTGGAGTGCAACAAGATTTCAATACGGACAAAAACGGGCTCAGATATACTATTAGTATCATCCGCAACACCAACCCTACCGAAAATCTCCCTATGCCATCGATGCTTTATCTCAACAATCCTCTTGAGGATTGTCGTGTCAATCATATCAAGATTGAAGCAGCAAAACACATGGGCCGTACTTCGCAGCAGGTTGCATGGCAGCGTTTTGGTCCACAACTCCTTGCGGCCATCTCGTGCTCTATTGTAAACCTGCAGGGTCACGTCGTCTTCAACTTGACGGCAGAATACGACCTAGTACCTCCGAATGCGATCAGAAGATTCGACCTTACGCAAGGCACGAAAGATGAATGGAAATATGCGGCTGAGGAAAACCTATTCCAATTCGTATTGAGAAACAACACTGCAGAGCCTGCTATGTGGTGGGCTGAGTCGCTCATGTCTTTTTCATGGATCGACACAGCTCTAAAGATGGAACAAGCAAACAATGTGCGAGACAACGACAAAGGCGAATATTGGCAAGGTGGGAGTCTAAGTTTTCGATCCTCTGGGACTACAGCAGACATCTCTTCAAGCTCCTTCTTCAACGTTTCTTACTCCATGCTCATGGACAACGGCTTAATCGTAATGTCAGGTACTGAGCCTGTTACTATCGATGGAAACTCGACCGATCCGTTCTCTCTAATGCTTGTCTCGGCTGACTCGCTCGCCAAAGCATTTTACAGCACCATCTCTGCGGACCTCGGTGTAGTCAATGGGCCGAACATCCTAACCAACCAGGAATCTTTACAGCAATTCACTAGTGACTACGGCAATATCGAAATCCATCTGATTGCAGCCGGTCCAGCAAGCGATAGTTATGACACACCCAAAACAGTGACCGGCGAGCCAAAAGTAACGGAATCTACCATCTTcaccagactccgcaacaatcaatcgattgacatgattgattcctatataggttaaagaattacttcattaggcagcctttaacctagataggaatcaatcatgccgatccgattgattgttgcggagtctgatcTTCACGACGTACCTTTGCCAAACCCCCTAGAAATCCTTCAAACCGAAATCCCTACATACAACAAAGGACTACAAATAGTTGGTAACTCCTACTGGCTTACAAAAGACTGGAAGAACAAGCAAAACAGCTCTATTGTTATCGCTTTTAAAACAGaagctgaagcaaagaaacTAGGAGCGAGGATCATCATCCTTGGAGAGAGCCTCCGTACTGAAAAGTATAGAAGTATTCCAGCTACTACCCAATGCGACAACTGCCAAGGCTTTGGCCATACAAAGCTTAAATGCCGGAACCAAACAGCATGCCAGCTATGTGCGGGGACCCACCCTACATCGCAGCATAAATGCTCCACCTGCACGACAAGTGGGAAGCCTTGTATCCATACACTCCCAAAATGCTCAAACTGCAAAGAACCTCACTTTGCTAATAGCAGAGACTGTGAAGTCCTCGCAGCTATAACAAACAAGGAGAACCAATACACAACAGAATGTTAGACAGCATTAAGATTCTCCAAGCGAATCTGAATAAGAGTATCCAGGCTACAGAGTCTACTCTTCAATTAGCTGTCGAACTAAGGGTTGATATAATTGCAGTCCAAGAGCCTTGGCTCACACCAACAAGAAACAACGACTACGCTGATACTAGGTCCACTAGCCACGCAGCATACCTCCAAATTCTCCCACAATCCGAACCAAAACTCCGCCCTAGAGTGCTATTCTATATCTCTAGAACGCTATTAGCAGAAACCTACCTACTAGAAGGTTTCACGTCAGATCCAGACgctatagcactagtagTACAGAAAGGAAACCATAAGTTTAATATCTTCAACCTATACAACGAGAGAGGTATAGGAGATATAAAGACTATCCCAAGAGTTCTTCTaaacacaaacacaagaCTACCAGAGTCATCTATTCTACTCCTAGACGCAAATGAGCACCACCCGTGGTGGGACCCACTATGCACATCGACGAGCCCAGGAGCACCCCCATTTGTAGAATGGATAGAAAGCCAAAACCTTAGCCTtctaaacacaccaggaacGGGCACTTTCTTTAGGCCACACCTATCAAGAGAATCAGTTTTAGACCTATCCCTAGTTACCCCAGACCTagctgacaaagctattGACTGGCAAGTCACTACAGAGACTGGATCTGACCACTACGGCCTACTCTTCTCAATTCGATCAGACACCGACCAAGTAGACAATCCAATAAACCAACGCAAGTTTAACACAAAAAAGGCGGATTGGCCACTTTTTCAAAAAACCCTAAacgaggctattcaaaacAACATCACGCTACAGCACATAAGCGAGATAAACGACCCTAGGAAACAAGATTGCAAGAATCTAATTCTAGAAGAGGACCAGGAGCTTCAAAGCAAACTAGAGGAGATAGGGGAAGCAATTACGCAAGTCATCCAACTAGCAGCTGACAAAGCAATCCCAAAAGTCAAACTAGGTCCTAAACCAAAACCCTGGTGGAACCAGGAGCTTACTAAGCTAAGAAGAGAGCTTACTCACTGCCAAAGAGTCTACACACAACAATTGCAACAGTTGTCCATCCAAGAGGCATATCTATTCAAGAAAGACTTCTTAATAGCGCGGAACACCTACGCaagagcaatcaaggatgCCAAGAAGAGACATTGGAATAGCTTTCTAGAACAAGAAACCCCACAGTCTATCTACAAAGCTATGGCATACACAAAGGATCAAAAGGTCGAAAAGATTCCACCTATCCATAGAGAGATACTAGAGAAAACATTCAAAGGAAAGTGCAAGGCCTTTAGAAAAGCACTtttccctcctcctccaacaGCAGAACTACCAAGCTTTCTAAACTATCAAGAGAGCATTTGGGACTGGCCGCAACTATCAATTTCTGAACTAGAACAAGCCTGTTCTAGTAAAGTTAAAAGTAGTACACCAGGGCCTGACGCCATTACTCAAGATATTATAACCGCTACGTTTAAGTTCAACCCAGAGatcctcttcatcgcctACTCAATCTTGTTCAATTACGGATACCACCCTCGGTGCTGGAAAGCAGCTACAGGAGCAATTCTCAAAAAACCATCCAAACTAGACTACTCTCTCCCGAAAGCTTATAGAGTAATTACTCTCTTAAACAGCCTAGGGAAGGTACTAGAGAGAATTATCGCCAAaagactagctagtctagcAGAAACCACAAACCTCCTACACCCCTCACAAATTGGAGGTAGaaacaagaaatctgcaatagacgCCGCTCTCCTCCTAGTAGACCAGATTCAACACAAAAAACAGCAAGGCCAAATTACTTCCACAGTGTTCGTGGACGTCAAAGGAGCTTTTGACCACGTCATACACAACCGATTTCTAGACCGACTTAAGAAACTTGGACTCCCAATTAGCTTAATTTGCTGGGCGAAATCCTTTCTCTCCAACAGGACCCTAAGACTAGCATTCGATAATAAGATTGAAGAATTTAGCAAGATTAGAGCAGGCATCCCAcaaggcagcccagtatCACCAATCTTCTTCCTTATCTATATCCGAGACCTATTCCCAGCCTTACAAAGCTTTCAACTATCGTATatcgacgacctatctctTACTACCTCATCAACCTCTCTAAAGAAAAACATAAGAGCActgcaaaaagagatagctacactctttgccaagggagagcagctagacattatcttcgacacatccaaaacagagctaatccacttcaccgctaagaaggagaggatagaaagagccctcatactcccaaacaacgacctgatagaacacaaagacactgtcaagtggctaggtatctatctagacaaccgactatcattcaaatcacatgtgtctatacgtgtaagccaagccagacaagctttctacaggctaggaagactagcgaacattgaactcggcctatcaacacacgctattagacaactatacttagcatgtgtaactagcgtgtcagactacggagcacaaatatactggcaaaaccaaccctacgctacaaagaaactacagtcactacacaacctggcttgtcgaaaaactctaggagtgtttagaacagcaccaacagtccctacaagcctcgaagcgagcctactaccaccagcaattaggcttaactcaactatccggaactacgcaagcagagcaaacctgctagccaacacccatccaattgcaaaggcaataacTCGGATCCAATCAACTAATCTCCAACGCTCAAAGAAACcaaaccagcacagacagctacaaactattactaacgcaattcctaaaaacaacaaaagggacacagagcagactatcccataccggtttaggccatgggatactctaaactataccgtaacagtctctcaaaaatccaaagaagaggaggcaaatgcgcaccaagcctacattaaaacaaggctagacaattacacgacaatatactcagacgcctcgcaaacacaagaaggaaaaggaataggagttgggatagcagtctacaactcaactcagcaagagatctactcagaaacagttaatatcggacaataccagctagtctacaacggcgaactagaagggatcacacgagcattcgaatacgcagcaaagaacgctacaaccgaccaggaatttgaggtctacgcagataaccaagcagcaatctacaggcttaaaaacctatcagataacccaggacagcattggcaactccgatgtctaaaagcggcaaatacgatccgacgaaaacaagcaaacatccacctactctgggcacctggacacacagatatagttggaaacgaaagagcagactacctagcaaaagaagcaaccaaagaggaccccagatcaacaacaaagagcattgcctacctgggcacgacaatcaaaaggatacaacaaacggaacaacgccaagagtatgagaaatacaaagcaagagcaaccgctctaaacaaagctacctactcagccaaataccctcttaaaatcagcaaaaccatccaaatgccacagaacacgaaaagagtaacctctagcgccttctactctcttaagctaggacacggatacttcaactcctacctaaagagatttaagaaacgagactctaatcgctgcacctgccaaaacatccaaacgccagaacacctactactgtactgtcatctatacaaagaccatcgaaaaacgctcctacaaacaatcaaacatcgcccagtcacactaccactactactccacactagtataggtatagaagcaaccctagcttttatcactagcaccagaataggaacaagaaaatggtacctaggacagccaacagaagacctacagagagacactgtataaaactaaaaccacaaccctctcctttgccacaagagcccgctgctacatctctttctacttatcaaactgctctttagcacctggcaacaaacagatacaagctatcttttgtagaaaagccaaagaccatattagcgaaccataccagaaaaccatgtaaattagaaaaaccaagatagaacggccttcggccaaagtcctacatagtctctgactgaaaaaggactctaatggaataataataataataataattTGCCAAACCCCGGTACGGAAGCTAACACCGGCCTTGATAATCTCGGTATTGCTCGCAAATCTGGTGTTGCTGAGAGCATTATGGTCGGTTATGACATTGGTAGCAGTGCAGATTGTAGATACACAAGATCCCAAAGGCAAGTTTCCTTCACCTAAGACTGCAATAATCAATAAGTTGACAATTTACCCAGCCAACTATTGCATGCGTTGCGTTAATTACGAGTCGATTCCGCTATTGGAGGAAGCATTACCAATTGGACATCCAAAGGCTTCATTGCGTCACAGCTTTGTTGATTGAATGAGTGTCTGCTGAAAGCGTGGTCATCGAATTTCTTGGATTTATTTTGTATCATACTATGACATAGGTAGAGCTTACTTGTCTTATTTTGTGCTTATAATATATTGTTTCATGGTGTATTCGCTGTGTCTTCATCTACTATAGTTTGAGATAGTAGTGTGCGTTTGCTCCATAAGTCATAGAGTCATGCTGGGTCATTTGAGTATTGGTAAGCGGTCGGTACAGTTTCTTGCATGGGGTCTAGGTCAACCATATGACGAATGGCAATAGACAGTGGATGTCCACCACAAACAGCTCATCTGCTCACGATCTTTGATAGTGACattgatgaaggtggagaaaacgtgcgtgaacttgttgtattggagctacgggagaagggagaatatctatggtgcgcgcacggagcagctgactaatcagtgcctggccaatcagagcacgggaagcctgattcaccgtgaatactagtgaaggctctcaccgcgtctcgacaaaAACTGGGCTGAACATTTGGACACGTGCGAGGGCGTAGAAGAACCCAGAAGATACTTGTCCGCAACTCAATGATTGATTGTATAGATAAGTGATGCCGATGCTTCGCTGCAGATTTTCACAACGCAGTTTTGTTGTAATAACATTCCGCAACTCAATAATGACGTCATCTTGAAAATCGCTTTACCCTGCCAGTGACTGGACTTTGGTCTTCTGCTAAGAGCCAAGGTTGACTTAGAGTTTATTTGCTTCCAGGGGAGGAAGAACAGATCCTCACCAGACCGAACAAGCATTAACCTAGCCAAAAACGGACATACTTTGAACAACAACGTTAGGCCGAGTAATGTTACACTGGAACAGTTTTCAAGACATGAATTTACTGGGCCGAAGAAGCGCCATGCATAGTATCAATCAGAGCAACGAAAGATTACAATTCCAGTCTGGACTGAGCCGAAGCGGGGGATCCTGGAGGTAGGAAATAGTAAGGCGTAGGTGTCACATTCAGCCAGGGATAGAGCCGCACTGCACCGGCAAGGAGTTCCGATATGGAGACAGATAACTTTATACCAGACCGCGCTGAAGCGGGGTATTCTACATGGAGCTTGGGGTAGGACCGCACCGGATCGGACCGACAAGAAGCCCCGATACAGAAACAGATTACAACTTTACTCCGGACTGAGTCGAAGCGGGATAACTATCCTAGAGCTATTAGAAACAGTAAGATGTCGGAATAAAATAGAGCCAGGGGTAGAGCCGCACTGGACTGGCGAGAAGCCCTGATGAAGAAACAGGGTATCGTCTTTGTTACCATAGTCATCGCCCGTCAAGGCCTCTGCGACAAAAGGGACTCCATCCTTTAAACCTAAAAATCATTCGCGTAACAGGGGGACACTCTTCAAACGTAAATGAGTGCTCAT
The sequence above is a segment of the Pyrenophora tritici-repentis strain M4 chromosome 3, whole genome shotgun sequence genome. Coding sequences within it:
- a CDS encoding DUF3176 domain containing protein; the encoded protein is MEYSLVHPEPISRISTPTKDAKHQPRPSRSARTSLRAWKWELATWLLGTTALCAIVTLLILYRDKPLKEWTANFRLATAIAALSQVAQSALLVSVSSCIGQLKWSYLRKERSTLDISRFEQASRGPQGSLMLLLSIHPVGWGNRDYLAAWLFAICTAVGDN